CCACGCGCACTGCTCGGGGATGTAGTCGAGGTCGTGGAAGTACTCGGCGAAGCTCCCCCACGGATCCCGCACGTAGTAGAAGAAGTTCGAGCCGATGACGTGGCGGCCGAGCCCCCAGCCCGGCGGCCGGCCGGCGTCGAGCATGCGCTGGGCGCCGAGCGCGATCTCGTCCACGCCGCCCACCTCGAACGAGCCGTGGTGGAACCCGGGCCCCGTCGAGGCGAGGAGCGCCAGGTTGTGGTGGTCGGTCGTGCAGCGCAGGAACGCGATGATCGTCTGGGAGCGGTCCGAGAGCTTCATCCCGAGGACGCGCGTGTAGAAGTCGAGCTGGCGGTCGAGATCGCCCGAGAAGAGCAGCACGTGGCCCAGCCGGCGCGGCGCGGCGCCCCGCCCCGCCTCGGGACAGCCGCGCCGGGCCTCGCGCGCGACGTGGCCGGGGCTGTTGAGCTCGAGCGGCGGGTCGGCGGGCGGCAGCACGCGGCCCTCGTTCTTCACGGTGACGAGGTTCCCGTCGGGATCGCGCAGCCAGAAGCCACCGTCCGGCGCG
This DNA window, taken from Candidatus Methylomirabilota bacterium, encodes the following:
- a CDS encoding VOC family protein, encoding MAVKALLHYALEVPDQGAGEKFYTAFGLVNASGRGDAVRLRPAPLRRESVLLYGGPKKRLHHLAFGAPGDEYEATRESVKRAGVSEVDPPRGAPDGGFWLRDPDGNLVTVKNEGRVLPPADPPLELNSPGHVAREARRGCPEAGRGAAPRRLGHVLLFSGDLDRQLDFYTRVLGMKLSDRSQTIIAFLRCTTDHHNLALLASTGPGFHHGSFEVGGVDEIALGAQRMLDAGRPPGWGLGRHVIGSNFFYYVRDPWGSFAEYFHDLDYIPEQCAWEPRDFPAEDALYRWGPPVPDDFGLNRELET